A part of Perca fluviatilis chromosome 15, GENO_Pfluv_1.0, whole genome shotgun sequence genomic DNA contains:
- the ccdc47 gene encoding coiled-coil domain-containing protein 47, with product MQRAYLLLIPVLLLLLALPVSRGRYNDDFDDGEDLADFDDNDFAEFEDMNDDPAAEAETAPPPRASPSSQPEEDEDEDEATVELEDGLDGFEDSETQDQDMYSKYDQEEFEGIGDMEKTGHSMKDPLIIHTVPAHLQNSWESYYMEILMVTGLLAYIMNYIIGKNKNSRLAQAWFNSHRELLESNFALVGDDGTSKEAVSTGKLNQENEHIYNLWCSGRLCCEGMLIQLKFVKRQDLLNVLARMMRPACDQVQIKVTLNEEDMDTFVFALGTKKVMARHQKEMQDLSEFCGDKPKSGAKYGLPDSLAILSEMGEVTDGMMDNKMVHYITNHAEKIESIHFSDQFSGPKVMQEEGQPLKLPDTKKTLLFTFIVPGMGNTSPKDMDALLPLMNMVIYSIDKVKKLRLNREGKLKADRNRARVEENFLKQTHAQRQEAAQTRREEKKRAEKERIMNEEDPERQRRLEEASQRREQKKIEKKQMKMKQIKVKAM from the exons ATGCAACGTGCGTATCTCCTACTGATACCcgtgctgctgctcctcctggCCCTTCCCGTCTCCAGGGGACGCTACAATGATGACTTTGATGATGGCGAGGACCTAGCAGACTTTGATGACAATGACTTTGCTGAGTTTGAGGACATGAATGACGATCCAGCAGCGGAGGCAGAAACTGCCCCTCCGCCTCGCGCCTCACCGTCCTCGCAGCCTGAAGAGGATGAAGATGAGGATGAAGCCACTGTGGAGCTGGAAGATGGCCTGGATGGTTTTGAGGATTCAGAGACACAG GATCAAGACATGTACAGCAAATATGACCAGGAGGAGTTTGAAGGGATTGGGGACATGGAAAAGACAGGCCACTCCATGAAGGACCCCCTCATAATCCACACT GTACCTGCACATCTGCAGAACAGCTGGGAGAGTTACTACATGGAGATCCTGATGGTCACCGGCCTGTTGGCCTACATCATGAACTACATCATTGGCAAGAACAAAAACAGTCGCCTTGCTCAGGCCTGGTTCAACTCCCACAGGGAGCTTCTTGAGAGCAACTTTGCACTAGTGG GTGATGACGGCACCAGTAAAGAAGCAGTGAGCACTGGGAAGCTGAATCAGGAAAATGAACACATCTACAACCTGTGGTGCTCTGGACGTTTGTGCTGTGAAGGCATGCTGATCCAACTCAAG TTTGTAAAGAGGCAGGACCTGCTCAACGTTCTGGCCAGGATGATGAGGCCTGCCTGTGATCAAGTG cAAATCAAAGTGACTCTTAATGAAGAGGACATGGACACTTTTGTGTTTGCTCTTGGCACCAAGAAGGTGATGGCCAGGCATCAGAAGGAGATGCAGGACTTG AGTGAGTTCTGCGGTGACAAGCCTAAGTCTGGGGCCAAGTATGGGCTCCCAGACTCCCTGGCTATTCTAAGTGAGATGGGTGAGGTCACAGATGGGATGATGGACAACAAG ATGGTTCATTATATCACCAACCATGCTGAGAAGATCGAGTCCATCCATTTCTCGGACCAATTTTCTGGTCCAAAAGTTATGCAAGA GGAGGGTCAGCCCTTAAAGCTGCCTGACACCAAGAAGACGCTATTGTTTACATTTATTG TGCCTGGCATGGGCAACACCTCTCCCAAAGACATGGACGCTCTGCTCCCTCTCATGAACATGGTGATCTACAGCATCGATAAAGTCAAGAAGCTCCGTCTCAACAGAGAG GGCAAACTGAAAGCTGACAGAAACCGGGCCCGTGTGGAAGAGAACTTCCTGAAGCAGACTCACGCTCAGCGCCAGGAGGCAGCCCAGACACGCcgggaggagaagaagagagctGAGAAGGAGAGGATCATGAATGAGGAGGACCCTGAGAGACAACGCCGTCTGGAG